The segment AGGTCGTCGATGACCTCGGCGGGCACGTCGCGCAGGCTGGTCATGCAGGCACCTCGGCAGAAGAGGAGGAGGTCGACGGATCGGTGGACGGTGCGTACGTCCACTCGACGGCGACGCGACCGTCGGCGTCGAGCCACGAGTCGACGTGGCCGCCCTTCGTGTCGTCGCGGTCGGGGTGGTCCTCGCGCCAGTGGGAGCCGCGGGTCTCGGTGCGCAGCGCCGCCGCCTCGGCGAGGGCGGTGCTGACGGTCAGCAGGTTGGTGGTCTCCCAGGCATCGGGCCCGACCTCGGCCGCCCCGTGGTCGAGCGACCCGAGGAACGCCCGCGCCTCGGCAAGGCCGGCCGCGTTGCGCAGCACCCCGACGCGCGTCGTCATCGTCTCCTGCATCGACCGGCGGCGCTCACCCGAGACGAGGCCCTCGGGGCGTACGTCGGCGACAGGGTCGGCCCAGTCGCGCAGCTCGCCGGGCAGCACGTCTGCGATACGGCGCGAGAACACCAGCCCCTCGAGCAGCGAGTTGGACGCCAGCCGGTTGGCGCCGTGGACACCGGAGCAGGCGACCTCGCCGGTGGCGTAGAGGCCCGGGACCGTCGTACGTCCCCACAGGTCGGTCGCCACCCCGCCGGACGCGTAGTGCTGTGCGGGCGCGACCGGGACGAGCTCGGTCACCGGGTCGACGCCGTGCTCGCGGCACACGCGCAGGATGGTCGGGAAGCGACGTTCCCAGAATCTCGATACGACGTCTCGTTCCTCGCCGCCTACTCGATCACCGACGCGGCTCGCTTCGCTCGCGTCCGCCCCCAGGTGGCGGGCGTCGAGCCACATGTGCGGGTGGCCGGTCTCGATCATCCGGCGGGTGATCGCCTTGGCGACCACGTCGCGGGGCGCGAGGTCAGCGAGCGGGTGCTCGCCCTGCATGAAGCGGTTGCCGTCGAAGTCGACGAGGAAGGCGCCCTCGCCGCGCACCGCCTCGGAGATCAGCGGCTGCTGGCCCTGGGAGTCGGGGCCGAGCCACATGACGGTGGGGTGGAACTGGACGAACTCGAGGTCGCGGACCCGGGCGCCGGCCCGCATCGCGACGGCCATCCCGTCCCCGGTGGACACGCTGGGGTTGGTGGACTGGCTGAAGACCTGGCCGAGGCCACCCGAGGCGAGGACGACCGCCCGGCAGTGCACGGCACCCACCCCGTCGCGCTGGCCCTCGCCGAGGACGTGCAGCGTCAGGCCGGCCACGCCGCCGTCGGCGGCGAGGAGCAGGTCGACGGCCAGCGCGTGCTGGACGACCTCGATCTCCGGCGCCCGCTCGACCGCGGCGATCAGCGCGCGCTGGATCTCGGCGCCCGTGGCGTCGCCGCCTGCGTGGGCGATGCGGTCGCGGTGGTGGCCGCCCTCGCGGGTCAGCGACAGCTCGCCGTCGGGGTGGTGGTCGAACTGCGTGCCGAGGGCGATCAGCTCGCGCACCGCCTCGGGACCCTCGGTCACCAGGACGCGTACGGCATCCACGTCGCAGGCGCCGGCCCCCGCGACGAGCGTGTCGTGCTCGTGCTGCTCGGGGGTGTCGCCCGGTCCGAGCGCGGCGGCGATCCCGCCCTGGGCCCACTGCGTCGACCCGGCGGCGAGGACGTCCTTGGTCACGACGAGCAGGCGCAGCGACGGGTTCGCGGCATGGATGCGCAGCGCGGCGGTGAGCCCGGCGATACCGGAGCCCACCACGACGACGTCGGCGCGGGTGGTCCACCCGGGCGCCGGGGCACGGAGGCGGCCCGGGACCGGCCGGTGGGAGGTCATCCGCGCAGGCTATCGAGCGACGAGGTCGCCGCGGGACAAGGTCTCGTCGTCGAAGGTGTCGGCGGGGTCGGAGCCGGTGCCCATGATCTTGTTGTCGGCGTCGACGAAGACGACGTGCGGCTCGAGCTGCCTGGCCTCGGCGGTGTCCATCTGGCCGTAGCCGATGAGGATGACCGTGTCGCCGGGGTGCACCAGCCGGGCGGCGGCCCCGTTGATGCCGATGACGCCCGAGCCGCGCTCGCCGGCGATCGTGTAGGTCTCGAGCCGGGCGCCGTTGGTGACGTCAACGATGTGGACGAGCTCGCCCGCCAGCAGGTCGGCGGCGTCGAGCAGGTCCTCGTCGACGGTGACCGACCCGACGTAGTGCAGGTCGGCCTGGGTCACGGTGGCCCGGTGGATCTTGGACTTCATCATCGTGCGCAGCATCAGCTGTTCCTTCCAGAGGTGGTCGAGGCCGCGGACGCGGTCCCCGCCAGGACCGCATCGGGGACGATGCGGTCGAACGTGAGGGGCATGTTGTCGATCAGCCGCGTCGTGCCCACCCGCGCAGCCACGAGGATCCGGCCCTCACCCGTCTCGGGTGGCTCACCGAGGTCGGTGGAGGTGACCGCGAGGTAGTCGAGCTCGAGACCGGCCTCGGCCTTGAGGACCGACATCGCGGCCCAGCGCGCGGCAGGCGCGCCGTACGCCGCCCGCTCCTGCGCGGCGCGCAGCGCCCGGCTGAGTGCGGCAGCCGCCGCCCGCTGGCCGTCGTCGAGGTAGCGGTTGCGGCTGGAGAGGGCCAGGCCGTCGGGCTCGCGGACCGTCTCGGCGCCGACGACCTCGATTCCCATGCACAGGTCGCGGACCATCCGGCGGATGAGGACGAGCTGCTGGTAGTCCTTCTGCCCGAAGACCGCGACGTCGGGGCGGACCAGGCCGAACAGCTTGGCGACGACGGTCAGCACGCCGTCGAAGTGCCCGGGCCGCGACGCCCCGTCGAGGATCGTCGCCAGCGCGCCGGGTGCCACGGTGACGCCGTCGTGGACGGAGTCGTGGCTGAAGCCGCCGGGATACATCTCCTCCACGCTGGGGGCGAAGACGACGTCCACCCCCTCGCGCGCGCAGACCTCGAGATCGGCGTCGAGGGTGCGCGGGTAGCGGTCGAGGTCCTCGGTCGGGGCGAACTGCATCGGGTTGACGAAGATGCTGACCACCACGGGTCCGGTGGTGGCGGCTCGTGCGGTCCGCACCAGGCTGGCGTGGCCGTCGTGCAGGGCGCCCATCGTGGGGACGAACGCGATCCGCTCGCCGGCGCGGCGGGCGTCGGCGAGCAGGCCGGCGAGCTCCTCGCGGGTCGACGCGAGGGCGGGGGTCGTGGTCATCGAGCGTGCCGGTCCAGCGAGGTCGGTGCGGTCGCGGCGTCGAGGACGCCGAGCATCTTGGTGGCACGGATGGGCAGCAGCCGGCCGTCGGTCACCGCCCGGCTCAGGGTGGCGCGGGCCATTGCGAGGTAGGACGGCAGCGTCTGCGGCGCCGTGGCCTCGAGGTCGGCCACGTGGGCGCGGACGGTCTCCACGTCGCCGCGCACGATCGGGCCGGTGAGGGCCGCGTCGCCGTCCTCGAGCGCGTTGTCGAGGGCTGCGGTCAGCAGCGGGCGGAGCGTGGCGGCGGGGTCCTCGGCGCCGGCGGCGGAGAGGATCTCCATCGCCTCGGCGACGAGGGTGACGAGGTGGTTGGCACCGTGGGCGAGACCCGCGTGGTAGAGCGTGCGGCGGCCCTCGGGGACCCACATCGCACGGCCGCCCAGGTCGGCGACGAGCGACTCCGTGAGCTCCCGGTCGGCGTCGTCGGCGGTCACGCCGAACACGCAGCCGGCCAGGCGGGGCAGGTCGACCTCGGTGCCGGTGAAGGTCATCGCGGGGTGCAGCGCGACGGTGCGGGCACCGACCTCGCGGGCGGGCTCGAGCACGGCCAGGCCGTGCCGGCCGCTCGTGTGCACCACGACCTGGCCCTCGCGGATCGCACCGCTCGCGCTGAGCATCGTGACGACGTTGGACAGCATGTCGTCGGGGACGGTCAGCAGCAGCAGGTCGCTGGCGCGTGCGACGTCGGTCGGCTTGGCGACGAGGACCCCGGGCAGCAGGTCGTCGATGCGGCCACGCGAGGCATCGGACTCGCCGGCGGCGGCGACGATGTCGTGGCCGGTGGCACGGAGGGCGGCGGCCAGGACGGCGCCGACACGACCGGCGCCGATCACGCCGACGGCGAACGTCGGGTGCGACACCGGGCGGAGGACAGGGTCGTGCGTCATGTGATGACCTCTTCGTTTCAGTCCCGTGGCGGGTACCGATCTACTGCGATCAACATCGAGCGTACGCCCGCGGATTCCGAGGTGGGAACCGAACAACGGCGTGACGAAGGCCACTCCCGCCCTACGACTGTATTGACGCACTGACTAGTTGGTGTCACCATCTAGTCATGCAGACGCCGACCACCACTGACGCCGGCTGGCCGACGGAGTGGCTGCGCGGGGCGCTGGCCGTCTGCGTGCTCCACGTCATCGCCGGCGGCCCGACCTACGGGTACGCGATCGCCAACGCCCTCGCCGACGCCGGGCTCGGCACGGTCAAGGGCGGCACGCTCTACCCGCTGCTGGGCCGCCTCGAGGAGGCCGGCCTGGTCTCGGTGGAGTGGCGCGCGGGAGAAGGCGGCCCCGGCCGCAAGTTCTACGCCCTCACCCCGGCCGGCGAGGAGGAGCACCGACGCCAGGTCACCCACTGGCTCGCCTTCGTCGACGTCACCAGCTCGTTCGTCCACGGCTCCGCCCTCGCGCAGCCCTCCCGGAAGGAACCGTCATGAGGATCGACACCAACACCCCGCACGTCGAGGACGGGTGGACGCAGGCCTTCCTGCTCGAGCTGCGCCTGCGCGGTGTCGACGGGCGCCGGATCGGGTCCGCGCTCGCCGAGGTCGAGGCGCACTGCGCCGAGAGCGGCGAGTCCGCGCGGTCGGCCTTCGGCGACCCCGAGGCGTACGCCGCCGACCTCGCGCCCGCCCCGGCACCCGCGCCCCCGGACCTGGCGCGCGACGTGGCGACGTCGGTGCTCGGCCTCGCCGGCATGCTGCTGACGCTCGCCGCGATCGGGGCGTGGAGCTCGGGCACGGAGGTCGAGCTCACCACCGGCTTCCTGGCCGTGTCGGCGCTCGTGGTCCTGGGCACCGTGCTGATCGTCCGGCTGGCCGAGCCGCTGCTGCGCGCGGTCGTGAAGCACTGGTGGGTCGCCGTCGTCGGCGGCGGAGCGCCCATCGCGCTCTTCGTCGCGGTGCTGGTGACCTGGAGGCAGACCGTGGTCAGTGCCCCGGTCCTCCCCTCGCTCGTCGCGGGGCTGGCGCTCCTGGCCGTGCACACCGCCGTGACGCTGCACGGGCCCGACCTCGCCGACCCCGTGGTCGGCCCTGAGGGTGCCGGTGGCACGGGGACGATGCGCGAGGGCACGCTGTCCCGCGGCCTCGACCGGATCGGGCCGTGGCTCTTCCCCGTCCTCACCGCCGTGATGGCGATCCCACTGCTGCTCCTCTGACGGAAGCAGGCAGCGCAGCAGCGGCCTCGGTCAGCGGCGCAGGATGCGGCGCGCGGCCGAGTTGCCGGCCAGCTGGACGACCTGCACGAGCGCCACGATGGCGATGACCGCGGTCCAGGTGACGACGGTGTCGAACTGCCGGAAGCCGTACTGCAGGGCGAAGTTGCCCAGCCCTCCGCCGCCGATGACGCCGGCGACCGCGGTCATGTCGACCAGCGCGACGAACGCGAAGGTGTAGCCCAGCACCAGGGGCCCGAGCGCCTCGGGGAGCACCACGGTGCGGACGATGCGTGCCCGGCCGGCGCCGACGGACCGCGCGGCCTCGATGACCCCAGGGTCGACCGTCACGAGGTTCTGCTCGACGATGCGACTGATGCCGAAGGCGGCCGCGAGCGTGAGCGCGAAGATGATGGCCGGGTTGCCGATGCCGGTGCCCACGACGACCCGGGCGAACGGCTGGACGGCCGCGATGAAGATGACGAACGGGATCGGCCGGAAGAAGTTGACCAGCACGTTGAGGACGAGGTTGACCGGGCGGCTGGCGTAGAGGCCGCCGCCGCGGGTGACGTACAGCCCGAGCCCCAGCAGCAGGCCGAGGAGGCCACCGAGCGTCAGGGTGATGGCGACGATGTAGAGGGTCTCCCACGCCGCGTCCCAGAAGAGCGGCCAGAGCTCGCTCATGTTGGAGTCGGTCATCGCGGCAGCTCCTTCGCGGGCACGAGTGCTCGTACGGCGTCGACGGCGGCGTCCACGGCCGCGGGATCACCGTCGAGGGCGAGGGTGAGGTTGCCGAAGGTCTCGCCCTGGACCTCCTCGATGCCGCCGAAGACGAGCTCGAAGCGCACGCCGTGCTCGAGGAGCACCGCGAACACGTCGCTCTGGCGCACGTCGTCGCCCCGGAAGGCGAGCTTGACGAAGCGCCCGGCGTGCCGGGCGTGGAGGGCGGCCAGCGCCTCGACGTCCGGCTCGTCGTCGACGATGGTCGCGACGAACCGGCGGGTGACGGGCTGCTGCGGGTCGGAGAGCACCTGCACGACCGACCCCTCCTCGACGATGAGACCGGCCTCCATCACCACGACGCGGTGCGCCAGGCTGCGCACGACGTCCATCTCGTGGGTGATCACCACGATGGTGATGCCGAGCTCGCGGTTGACCCGGCGCAGGAGGGCGAGCACCTCCTGGGTCGTCTCCGGGTCGAGGGCGCTGGTCGACTCGTCGGCGAGCAGGAGCTGCGGGTTGGTGGCGAGGGCGCGGGCGATGCCGACGCGCTGCTTCTGGCCGCCCGAGAGCTCCTCGACGTGACTGTGGGCCTTGTCGGCGAGGCCGACGAAGTGGAGCAGGTCGGAGATCCGCGCGTTCTGCTCGGCCTTCGAGACGCCGGCCACCTCGAGCGGGTAGGCGATGTTGCCCCACACGGTGCGCGAGCGGAACAGGTTGAACTGCTGGAAGATCATCCCGATCCCCAGCCGCACCTCGCGCAGCTCGCGCTCCTTCAGACCGGTGATCTCCCGGCCGCCGACCCGCACGCTGCCCGAGGTGGTGGTCTCCAGCGCGTTGATCAGCCGCACCAGGGTGGACTTCCCGGCGCCGGAGTAGCCCACGATGCCGACGATCTCACCGGCCTCGACCGTCAGGTCGACGCCGCGGATCGCCTCGACGGGCGTCCGGCCGCGTGCGGCCGGGAACGTCTTGTGCACGTCGGTCAGCTCGACGAGCGGCATCGTGGGCTCCTCCCCTACTGGCGTCGGATCACTTCTGCGCTGCGGTGTCGGCCTCGACGTCGTCGAGCGACGCCTGCAGCTCGTCCTGCGGGACCTTCACCAGCTCGGCGGTGCCACCGGACACGTCCTGCACGCCGTCGAGGACGGCCTGCGTCTCCTGGTAGATCTCGACGAGCTTGAGCAGCGTCGGGTCGTCGCGGTCCTCCGCACGGACGGCGAAGACGTTGACGTACGGCAGCGCGTTGGGGTCCTCGACGTCGTCGGTGGCCAGCGCGTCCTCGAAGGAGAGGCCGGCCTTCTCGACGAAGTCGTTGTTGATGACCGCCGCGGCCACGTCGGGCAGCGAGGTGGGGGTGAGGTCGGCCTTGATCGCCTTGACCTGCACCTTGGAGGCGGACTCGTCGATGTCGGCGAGCGTGGAGTAGATCGAGCCGCCGTCCGTCAGGGTGATGAGGCCGGCCGACTGGAGGATCAGCAGGGCACGGGCCTGGTTGCTGTCGTCGTCGGGGACGACCACGGTGTCGCCGTCCTGGATCTCCTCGACGGAGTCGACCTCGGTCGAGTAGAGCCCGAGCGGGTAGATC is part of the Nocardioides cavernae genome and harbors:
- the nadB gene encoding L-aspartate oxidase is translated as MTSHRPVPGRLRAPAPGWTTRADVVVVGSGIAGLTAALRIHAANPSLRLLVVTKDVLAAGSTQWAQGGIAAALGPGDTPEQHEHDTLVAGAGACDVDAVRVLVTEGPEAVRELIALGTQFDHHPDGELSLTREGGHHRDRIAHAGGDATGAEIQRALIAAVERAPEIEVVQHALAVDLLLAADGGVAGLTLHVLGEGQRDGVGAVHCRAVVLASGGLGQVFSQSTNPSVSTGDGMAVAMRAGARVRDLEFVQFHPTVMWLGPDSQGQQPLISEAVRGEGAFLVDFDGNRFMQGEHPLADLAPRDVVAKAITRRMIETGHPHMWLDARHLGADASEASRVGDRVGGEERDVVSRFWERRFPTILRVCREHGVDPVTELVPVAPAQHYASGGVATDLWGRTTVPGLYATGEVACSGVHGANRLASNSLLEGLVFSRRIADVLPGELRDWADPVADVRPEGLVSGERRRSMQETMTTRVGVLRNAAGLAEARAFLGSLDHGAAEVGPDAWETTNLLTVSTALAEAAALRTETRGSHWREDHPDRDDTKGGHVDSWLDADGRVAVEWTYAPSTDPSTSSSSAEVPA
- the panD gene encoding aspartate 1-decarboxylase, producing MLRTMMKSKIHRATVTQADLHYVGSVTVDEDLLDAADLLAGELVHIVDVTNGARLETYTIAGERGSGVIGINGAAARLVHPGDTVILIGYGQMDTAEARQLEPHVVFVDADNKIMGTGSDPADTFDDETLSRGDLVAR
- the panC gene encoding pantoate--beta-alanine ligase, with amino-acid sequence MTTTPALASTREELAGLLADARRAGERIAFVPTMGALHDGHASLVRTARAATTGPVVVSIFVNPMQFAPTEDLDRYPRTLDADLEVCAREGVDVVFAPSVEEMYPGGFSHDSVHDGVTVAPGALATILDGASRPGHFDGVLTVVAKLFGLVRPDVAVFGQKDYQQLVLIRRMVRDLCMGIEVVGAETVREPDGLALSSRNRYLDDGQRAAAAALSRALRAAQERAAYGAPAARWAAMSVLKAEAGLELDYLAVTSTDLGEPPETGEGRILVAARVGTTRLIDNMPLTFDRIVPDAVLAGTASAASTTSGRNS
- a CDS encoding Rossmann-like and DUF2520 domain-containing protein, with the protein product MTHDPVLRPVSHPTFAVGVIGAGRVGAVLAAALRATGHDIVAAAGESDASRGRIDDLLPGVLVAKPTDVARASDLLLLTVPDDMLSNVVTMLSASGAIREGQVVVHTSGRHGLAVLEPAREVGARTVALHPAMTFTGTEVDLPRLAGCVFGVTADDADRELTESLVADLGGRAMWVPEGRRTLYHAGLAHGANHLVTLVAEAMEILSAAGAEDPAATLRPLLTAALDNALEDGDAALTGPIVRGDVETVRAHVADLEATAPQTLPSYLAMARATLSRAVTDGRLLPIRATKMLGVLDAATAPTSLDRHAR
- a CDS encoding PadR family transcriptional regulator, encoding MQTPTTTDAGWPTEWLRGALAVCVLHVIAGGPTYGYAIANALADAGLGTVKGGTLYPLLGRLEEAGLVSVEWRAGEGGPGRKFYALTPAGEEEHRRQVTHWLAFVDVTSSFVHGSALAQPSRKEPS
- a CDS encoding methionine ABC transporter permease, yielding MTDSNMSELWPLFWDAAWETLYIVAITLTLGGLLGLLLGLGLYVTRGGGLYASRPVNLVLNVLVNFFRPIPFVIFIAAVQPFARVVVGTGIGNPAIIFALTLAAAFGISRIVEQNLVTVDPGVIEAARSVGAGRARIVRTVVLPEALGPLVLGYTFAFVALVDMTAVAGVIGGGGLGNFALQYGFRQFDTVVTWTAVIAIVALVQVVQLAGNSAARRILRR
- a CDS encoding methionine ABC transporter ATP-binding protein — translated: MPLVELTDVHKTFPAARGRTPVEAIRGVDLTVEAGEIVGIVGYSGAGKSTLVRLINALETTTSGSVRVGGREITGLKERELREVRLGIGMIFQQFNLFRSRTVWGNIAYPLEVAGVSKAEQNARISDLLHFVGLADKAHSHVEELSGGQKQRVGIARALATNPQLLLADESTSALDPETTQEVLALLRRVNRELGITIVVITHEMDVVRSLAHRVVVMEAGLIVEEGSVVQVLSDPQQPVTRRFVATIVDDEPDVEALAALHARHAGRFVKLAFRGDDVRQSDVFAVLLEHGVRFELVFGGIEEVQGETFGNLTLALDGDPAAVDAAVDAVRALVPAKELPR
- a CDS encoding MetQ/NlpA family ABC transporter substrate-binding protein — protein: EGIDLEVKDFADYTQPNPALSEGELDINQFQHLVYLAEYNVANDDDIVPLGSTAIYPLGLYSTEVDSVEEIQDGDTVVVPDDDSNQARALLILQSAGLITLTDGGSIYSTLADIDESASKVQVKAIKADLTPTSLPDVAAAVINNDFVEKAGLSFEDALATDDVEDPNALPYVNVFAVRAEDRDDPTLLKLVEIYQETQAVLDGVQDVSGGTAELVKVPQDELQASLDDVEADTAAQK